Proteins encoded in a region of the Zea mays cultivar B73 chromosome 2, Zm-B73-REFERENCE-NAM-5.0, whole genome shotgun sequence genome:
- the LOC100282817 gene encoding vacuolar ATP synthase 16 kDa proteolipid subunit, whose translation MSSVFSGDETAPFFGFLGAAAALVFSCMGAAYGTAKSGVGVASMGVMRPELVMKSIVPVVMAGVLGIYGLIIAVIISTGINPKAKPYYLFDGYAHLSSGLACGLAGLAAGMAIGIVGDAGVRANAQQPKLFVGMILILIFAEALALYGLIVGIILSSRAGQSRAD comes from the exons ATGTCGTCGGTGTTCAGCGGCGATGAGACGGCCCCCTTCTTCGGCTTcctcggcgccgccgccgccctcgtcTTCTCAT GCATGGGCGCCGCGTACGGGACCGCGAAGAGCGGCGTCGGCGTGGCGTCGATGGGTGTGATGCGGCCGGAGCTCGTCATGAAGTCCATCGTGCCCGTGGTCATGGCTGGTGTGCTCGGTATCTACGGGCTCATCATCGCCGTCATCATCAGCACGGGGATCAACCCCAAGGCCAAGCCCTACTACCTCTTTGATGGCTACGCCCACCTTTCGTCCGGGCTTGCCTGTGGTCTCGCTGGGCTTGCAGCTGGCATGGCCATCGGCATTGTCGGTGATGCTGGAGTCAG GGCAAATGCGCAACAGCCAAAGCTTTTCGTTGGCAtgatcctcatcctcattttcgcAGAAGCGCTTGCTCTCTATGGTCTAATTGTTGGAATTATCCTTTCGTCTCGCGCTGGTCAATCCCGGGCGGATTAA